A window of Fibrobacter sp. UWR2 genomic DNA:
CATGCGGCTCATGGGCTTGCCCTTGGAGTTTAAAATTACGTTGTCTGTAGTCGGATGGGTGAGGGGACGCCCCTCTTCAATCCATGCCCGCAAGTTTTCCTTAGCCTTGCTCCCGAGGGGCACTAGGCGCTGCTTGTTGCCCTTGCCGATAGGCGTGAGCCATTCGTTGTCGATGTCGACTTGGGAAAGCTTTATCGTGAGGACCTCGGACACGCGCAGCCCCGCGCTGTACATGAGTTCGAACAATGCGGTATCGCGCAGCGGGTTCTTTCCGTTGGCGGCGCTCTCGAAAACGCTGTCCACCTCCTCACGGGTCAGGTACTGCGGCAGGTAGTGCCCGAGCTTCGGGCCGGCAAGCATCGATTCCGTACTGAAGTCGTATTCGCCAATATTCTGCATGTACTTCAGGAATCCGCGCAGGCTCGAAAAATGCCTTGCGACAGACGTGGGGGAGTATTCCTCCTGCCCGGCGGTAATCGTCAGGAACTCGTCCAGTTTTTCTGGAGTCAGTTCCTTCAGGTCAATCCCGTTCTCGTCGAGCCAGCCGACAAAATGCCGCAGGTCTTCCTGGTAGCTCTGGATAGTCTTTGGGGAAAGGTTCCTTTCCACCCCCAAAAAAGCCAAGTAGGCATCCATGCGATCCAAATTGAGGCTCATATATTGGAAATATAGATATAATCGCTCCTCCCGCATACTTTTTTCACTTTTTCTTAAAAAAAAGAAAATAAATCCCCTTGACAGACGTCAAATACTATTCTATAATTGACCCCGTCCAAGCGACAATGGATGATTAGCTCAGTTGGTAGAGCAGCTGACTCTTAATCAGCGGGTCGCAGGTTCGACCCCTGCATCATCCACGAAAACCGTCTCACCCCGAGGCGGTTTTTTTTATAAATTTGCCTTTTCCGCGTAAAAAAAGCGTTTTGTGAAGTTCGTCATTTAGTAACGGCAAGCACATACGGAATGTAGACAAATTTGCTATTTTTTTCTAACGTTGTGACGTGCGATAGTGAATGGGGAAAGTATATTTTGTATAATATAAGGGTTTGATATGAAAGTTGTTTTGCCAGTAGCAGGAAATGGTTTACGCCTTCGTCCTTACACGGAGGATCGTCCCAAGTGCCTTTTGCCCTTGGCCGGCAAGACAATTCTTGACTGGATCGTCGAAGACGCCGCCGTCCTCAAGCCCACGGAAACTGTTTTCATTACCGGCTACAAGGCCGAAAAAGTCGATGAGTACCTGAAGACCAAGCCCGAATGGGGGGCAGTGCGCACGGTGCTGCAGTCCAACCCACAGGGCCTTGGCGAAGCCATCAGCCTCTCGCTCCCTTACGTGAACGACGACGAGCCGCTCCTGATTATCCTCGGCGACACCCTTTTCGAAGCCGACCTCTCCATTCTGAACAACGCCCAGGAAAACATCCTATACACGTACAAGGTCGAAGACCCTAAGCGTTTTGGCGTGGCCGTAATGGGTGAAAACGGCTACATCAGCCGCCTTGTCGAGAAGCCGCAGGAATTCGTCTCGGACGAGGCCATTGTCGGCATCTACTATATCAAGGACGTGAAGGCCCTGAAAGCGGCCCTCAAGCAGCTCATGGATAACGACATCCGCACGAAGGGTGAATTCCAGCTGACCGACGCCCTCGAGATGATGATTGAACAGGGCTGCAAGTTTAAGACCGCACCCGTTTCGCGCTGGCTCGACTGTGGCCTTGTGGAAACCCTCCTCGAAACGAACGCCCACGTGCTCAAGCGCAACGACAACTCCAAGGACTTTAATGTCCCGGGCGTTGAAATCATTCCGCCTTGCTTTATCGGCAAGAACGCCAAGATCCACGCAAGCAAGATTGGCCCGTTCGTTTCCATCGGTGACGACTGCGAAATATCCGGCGTAGAAATCCGCGAT
This region includes:
- a CDS encoding tyrosine recombinase — protein: MSLNLDRMDAYLAFLGVERNLSPKTIQSYQEDLRHFVGWLDENGIDLKELTPEKLDEFLTITAGQEEYSPTSVARHFSSLRGFLKYMQNIGEYDFSTESMLAGPKLGHYLPQYLTREEVDSVFESAANGKNPLRDTALFELMYSAGLRVSEVLTIKLSQVDIDNEWLTPIGKGNKQRLVPLGSKAKENLRAWIEEGRPLTHPTTDNVILNSKGKPMSRMGAWKIVQQHTAHLSKDVSPHTFRHSFATHCLEAGMDLRVLQELLGHADISTTQIYTHIDKEFIKQEHRQYHPRENGGKER
- a CDS encoding sugar phosphate nucleotidyltransferase translates to MKVVLPVAGNGLRLRPYTEDRPKCLLPLAGKTILDWIVEDAAVLKPTETVFITGYKAEKVDEYLKTKPEWGAVRTVLQSNPQGLGEAISLSLPYVNDDEPLLIILGDTLFEADLSILNNAQENILYTYKVEDPKRFGVAVMGENGYISRLVEKPQEFVSDEAIVGIYYIKDVKALKAALKQLMDNDIRTKGEFQLTDALEMMIEQGCKFKTAPVSRWLDCGLVETLLETNAHVLKRNDNSKDFNVPGVEIIPPCFIGKNAKIHASKIGPFVSIGDDCEISGVEIRDSIVWNGVKIANGKVSNTVVHK